From one Gemmatimonadaceae bacterium genomic stretch:
- the ggt gene encoding gamma-glutamyltransferase, whose amino-acid sequence MSAGARFSLAAFFIASAGLAACHRSSTPSASAPAAAASPAAVIHSAFPSDWRFKPGIPGTFAEHGMVVSMSRDASEAGVEILKQGGNAVDAAVATGFALAVTYPSAGNIGGGGFMTIRMADGRTMTLDYREVAPLAATHDMYVENGKLTEKSRIGYLASGVPGSVAGMAEALRKYGTMPLAKVMAPAIRLAKEGFLTGRPETDSGTGGGRRGGTGERNCNALIARFEGKDLFCPDGHALAAGTRLTQPDLARTLESIAAQGPKAFYEGAIADSLVADEQRGGGIITKEDLRRYTPIWRDAIRTSYRGYTLLTMPPSSSGGITISETLNILENFAPLPPPGSTEYSHLIAEALRRSFTDRNEKLGDPAFVKVPLDQLTDKAYAKSLASQIDPHHATATPAFHARGEEMETTHYSVVDAAGNAVATTTTLNGSYGSGVWIRGAGFFMNNEMDDFAAQPGTPNMYGLVQGEVNAVQPGKRMLSAMSPTIVLDPQGKLLLVTGAAGGPTIITTTMQVILDVIEFHMSLSDAMHAPRLHHQGLPDRLDYEPNGLTVAVQDSLKAMGHALGTRQLATANSIMRVGNGLEGVGEPRSGGVAVGY is encoded by the coding sequence ATGAGCGCCGGCGCTCGTTTTTCGCTCGCCGCTTTCTTTATCGCGAGTGCGGGGCTCGCAGCCTGCCATCGCTCGAGCACTCCATCCGCGTCCGCGCCCGCCGCCGCCGCCAGTCCGGCGGCCGTCATCCACTCGGCGTTTCCATCGGACTGGCGATTCAAGCCGGGCATCCCCGGTACGTTCGCCGAGCACGGCATGGTGGTCAGCATGTCGCGCGACGCCAGCGAGGCTGGCGTCGAAATCCTCAAGCAGGGCGGCAACGCCGTGGACGCCGCGGTGGCAACGGGCTTCGCGCTCGCCGTGACCTATCCGAGCGCCGGCAACATCGGCGGCGGCGGCTTCATGACGATTCGCATGGCCGACGGACGCACGATGACGCTCGACTATCGCGAAGTCGCGCCGCTCGCCGCGACGCACGACATGTACGTGGAGAACGGCAAGCTCACGGAAAAGAGCCGGATCGGGTATCTCGCGTCAGGCGTGCCAGGGTCGGTGGCGGGCATGGCCGAAGCGCTGCGCAAGTACGGCACGATGCCGCTGGCCAAGGTGATGGCGCCGGCGATTCGACTCGCGAAAGAAGGATTCCTCACCGGCCGTCCCGAGACCGACAGCGGGACCGGCGGCGGTCGTCGCGGCGGAACGGGGGAACGGAACTGCAATGCGCTGATCGCCCGCTTCGAGGGAAAAGATCTCTTCTGTCCGGACGGACACGCGCTCGCGGCCGGCACTCGCCTTACGCAACCCGATCTCGCGCGCACGCTCGAGTCGATCGCCGCGCAGGGGCCGAAAGCGTTCTACGAAGGCGCGATCGCCGACTCGCTCGTGGCGGACGAGCAGCGTGGCGGCGGAATCATCACGAAGGAAGATCTGCGCCGCTACACGCCGATCTGGCGCGACGCGATTCGAACGAGCTACCGCGGCTACACGCTGCTCACGATGCCGCCATCGTCATCCGGCGGGATCACGATCAGCGAGACGCTCAACATTCTCGAGAACTTCGCGCCGCTGCCGCCGCCGGGGAGCACGGAATATTCCCACCTGATCGCCGAGGCGCTGCGGCGGTCGTTCACCGATCGCAACGAGAAGCTGGGCGATCCGGCGTTCGTGAAGGTTCCGCTCGACCAGCTCACCGACAAGGCGTACGCCAAGTCGCTCGCGTCGCAGATCGATCCGCACCACGCCACGGCGACGCCCGCGTTCCATGCACGCGGCGAAGAGATGGAGACCACGCACTATTCAGTCGTCGATGCCGCGGGAAACGCCGTCGCGACGACGACGACGCTCAACGGCAGCTACGGCTCCGGCGTCTGGATTCGCGGCGCGGGGTTCTTCATGAACAACGAGATGGACGACTTCGCCGCGCAGCCCGGAACGCCGAACATGTACGGCCTCGTGCAAGGCGAAGTGAACGCCGTGCAGCCGGGCAAACGCATGCTCTCGGCGATGTCGCCGACCATTGTGCTCGATCCACAGGGCAAGTTGCTGCTCGTCACCGGCGCCGCGGGCGGGCCGACGATCATCACGACGACGATGCAGGTGATCCTCGACGTCATCGAGTTTCACATGAGTCTCTCCGACGCGATGCACGCGCCGCGGCTGCATCATCAGGGGCTGCCCGATCGTCTCGACTATGAGCCGAACGGTCTCACCGTTGCCGTTCAGGATTCACTGAAGGCGATGGGTCACGCGCTCGGGACGCGTCAATTGGCGACGGCAAATTCGATCATGCGCGTGGGGAACGGACTCGAGGGAGTGGGCGAGCCGCGGTCTGGAGGCGTGGCGGTGGGTTACTGA
- a CDS encoding prolyl oligopeptidase family serine peptidase, whose protein sequence is MHTSRLLALPAMGLLAGAVESQTPKPPTRSASRLTIDQLIQIKHPSGHQWTPDGSHIWFTYDDGGVNNVWAAPADGSGPAVALTSYPDGQGGAGSFWSRDGQTFFFPRDGGLLAVSVKGGTPQAAWPSAVHGRAFSLSPNGERVAFVANVARGFDLVVHTIASNTDRTVAHSDSIIGTPAWTSDGESLTYTAGGGAGGPIQHYASPPEIGPKLIFVATEGGRGGGGRGGTTYTVPAAGGPTTQLAGAAVGGFGRGGARLDATHTLVTRTSNNGLTRTTESVDANGGPPVILHVDTAAKFFSSVNTTNNAISPDRRWLLYTSDVTGWDQIYVVPATGGTPVQLTKTPGEHWRAVWSHDSKRIAWDANTAAKPGTRQIEVATVGDDPATATIVAVTSGSGTNTAPQWSPDDKRLLFQHTDSQNSADLYVAEAGANAKVTRLTSSMPAGIDKSQLVAPELIHYPGPDGKQVPAWLFVPKNLDRTKKHAAVVWIHPDGVNQNYDGWHTDRNEAVYYEFHQYLLQQGYVVIAPDYRGSIGYGRDWRNDVYMDVGGNDAKDARMAATYLKTLGYVDNDRIGVWGLSYGGFFTLLAITQEPTWFRAAVDVAGVADYTLYYDDPYHGGWTTSRIGTPQEHPEVYAKAAPMSHVDQIQHPLLILHGTADVNVPFIHSVLLMDHLLKAGKGDLASFMVYPGEYHYFDRSFVVRDAWQRVDAFFKQNLRPEVMTPGGAR, encoded by the coding sequence ATGCATACATCCCGGCTGCTCGCGCTTCCCGCCATGGGGCTGCTCGCGGGTGCGGTTGAGTCGCAGACTCCCAAGCCCCCCACCCGATCCGCGTCGAGGCTGACGATCGATCAGCTCATTCAGATCAAGCATCCATCGGGGCACCAGTGGACGCCCGACGGCAGCCACATCTGGTTCACGTACGACGACGGAGGCGTCAACAATGTGTGGGCCGCGCCGGCCGACGGAAGCGGGCCGGCCGTCGCGTTGACGAGCTATCCTGACGGGCAGGGTGGTGCCGGGAGTTTCTGGAGCAGAGACGGGCAGACCTTCTTCTTTCCGCGGGACGGTGGCCTGCTTGCCGTTTCAGTGAAAGGCGGTACGCCACAGGCCGCGTGGCCGTCGGCCGTGCACGGGCGGGCCTTCTCGCTCTCGCCAAACGGCGAGCGTGTGGCGTTCGTCGCGAACGTCGCACGTGGCTTCGATCTCGTCGTCCATACCATCGCGTCGAACACCGATCGGACGGTCGCGCACTCCGACAGCATCATCGGCACGCCGGCGTGGACCTCCGACGGCGAGAGCCTCACCTATACGGCTGGCGGCGGCGCCGGCGGACCGATTCAACACTACGCGTCGCCGCCAGAGATCGGCCCGAAGTTGATCTTCGTCGCGACCGAAGGCGGTCGCGGTGGGGGAGGCCGCGGCGGCACGACGTACACGGTTCCGGCAGCCGGTGGACCGACCACACAGCTGGCGGGTGCAGCGGTTGGGGGTTTCGGTCGAGGCGGCGCGCGACTCGATGCGACGCATACGCTCGTGACGCGAACTTCGAACAATGGGCTCACGCGAACGACCGAGTCCGTCGACGCCAACGGTGGCCCGCCGGTGATTCTTCATGTGGACACGGCCGCGAAGTTTTTCAGTTCCGTCAACACGACCAACAACGCCATCTCGCCCGACCGGCGGTGGCTGTTGTACACGAGCGACGTCACAGGCTGGGATCAGATCTACGTCGTGCCGGCGACCGGCGGCACGCCGGTTCAGCTCACGAAAACGCCAGGCGAGCATTGGCGCGCCGTGTGGTCGCACGACAGCAAGCGGATCGCGTGGGACGCGAACACGGCCGCCAAACCCGGCACGCGTCAGATCGAGGTCGCGACGGTCGGCGACGATCCGGCCACCGCGACGATCGTCGCGGTCACGTCAGGCAGTGGAACCAACACTGCCCCGCAGTGGTCACCCGACGACAAGCGTCTCCTTTTTCAGCACACCGACTCTCAGAACTCTGCCGATCTCTACGTCGCCGAGGCCGGCGCGAACGCAAAGGTGACGCGTTTGACCTCGTCGATGCCGGCGGGCATCGACAAGTCGCAGCTCGTCGCGCCCGAGCTCATCCACTATCCAGGCCCGGACGGGAAACAGGTGCCGGCGTGGCTCTTCGTGCCGAAGAATCTCGACCGCACCAAGAAGCACGCGGCGGTCGTGTGGATTCATCCAGACGGCGTGAACCAGAACTACGATGGCTGGCACACCGATCGCAACGAGGCCGTGTATTACGAGTTTCATCAATACCTGCTGCAACAGGGATACGTCGTCATCGCGCCTGACTATCGGGGCAGCATCGGCTACGGCCGCGATTGGCGAAACGACGTCTACATGGACGTCGGTGGGAACGACGCCAAAGACGCGCGTATGGCCGCCACGTATCTCAAGACCCTCGGCTACGTCGACAACGATCGCATCGGCGTGTGGGGCCTGAGCTACGGCGGCTTCTTCACGCTGCTCGCGATCACGCAGGAGCCGACGTGGTTCCGCGCGGCGGTGGACGTCGCGGGTGTCGCCGACTACACGCTATACTACGACGACCCATACCACGGCGGTTGGACGACCAGCCGCATCGGGACGCCGCAGGAACACCCCGAGGTCTACGCGAAGGCGGCACCAATGTCACACGTCGATCAGATCCAGCATCCGCTCCTGATCTTGCACGGCACGGCGGACGTCAACGTGCCGTTCATTCATTCGGTGCTGCTGATGGACCATCTGCTCAAAGCTGGGAAAGGCGACCTCGCGAGCTTCATGGTCTATCCGGGAGAGTATCACTACTTCGACCGGAGCTTCGTGGTGCGCGACGCGTGGCAGCGAGTGGATGCGTTCTTCAAGCAGAACTTGCGGCCCGAGGTCATGACGCCCGGAGGTGCTCGATGA
- a CDS encoding cytochrome P460 family protein has translation MDIHQTHTASAPAESAQRAYRTLGHFSRDSPVDDVHYLRMPNTTHTRARAAVALTSLSLVVAFAAPRFIGVPYPTGFRQWTHIKSMVVLPSSPAFSTGGGMHHVYANAAAMGGFSSGHFADGSILVFDLLKASENAGVIASGDRERLDVMVKDSRRYAATGGWGFERFMGNDTTPSLTEEHRKLCVECHDQRTDHDRVFSAFVR, from the coding sequence GTGGACATTCATCAGACTCACACCGCTTCGGCCCCCGCCGAGTCGGCGCAGCGCGCGTACCGCACGCTCGGTCACTTCTCGCGCGACAGCCCCGTCGACGATGTGCACTATCTACGCATGCCGAACACCACACACACCCGGGCACGCGCCGCTGTCGCCCTCACGAGTCTTTCGCTCGTAGTCGCATTCGCGGCACCGCGCTTCATCGGAGTCCCATACCCGACCGGATTCCGCCAATGGACGCACATCAAGTCCATGGTGGTGTTGCCATCGAGCCCCGCGTTCTCGACCGGCGGCGGCATGCATCACGTCTACGCGAATGCCGCGGCGATGGGCGGCTTCTCATCGGGACACTTTGCGGACGGCTCGATCCTCGTGTTTGATCTCTTGAAGGCCTCGGAGAACGCCGGCGTGATCGCGAGCGGCGACCGCGAACGGCTCGACGTGATGGTCAAAGACTCGAGACGTTACGCGGCCACGGGCGGATGGGGATTCGAGCGGTTCATGGGCAACGACACCACGCCGTCGCTCACGGAGGAGCATCGCAAGCTCTGCGTCGAATGCCACGACCAGCGAACGGATCATGACCGCGTGTTCAGCGCGTTCGTGCGATAG